A genomic region of Halococcus sediminicola contains the following coding sequences:
- the gatD gene encoding Glu-tRNA(Gln) amidotransferase subunit GatD, translating into MNPGDRVRLEHDGRTHEGVLMPATTAERAVLKLDGGYNVGIDRKGSELEVIEAGVHDVGGADASESSRVDFDDDLPTIALVSTGGTIASTVDYRTGAVTARFDAEDVLRAVPDLAGRANYRGRVVANILSENMTPDVWQDLARAVHEEIEAGVDGVVVMHGTDTMQFSASALAFMLDTPVPVVFTGSQRSADRPSSDNVMNAVCAVEAAKSDCAEVMVCMHASDSDDRCALHRGTRVRKNHTSRRDAFETVGSTPLGHVEYDTDTVNLHEEHRERGATNLAVASTLETDVELLKFTPGTSERVLDAVGESAGLVLEGTGLGHVHTDWIPRIEELIEGGTTVVMTSQCLSGRVCDRVYDTGRDLLDAGVIEAGDTLPGTAKVKLMWALANEEDIERVMGESLAGECTERSVPAENLVEGGRAQ; encoded by the coding sequence ATGAATCCGGGCGACCGCGTCCGTCTCGAACACGATGGACGGACCCACGAGGGCGTGCTCATGCCCGCCACGACCGCCGAGCGCGCCGTGCTCAAACTCGACGGCGGCTACAACGTCGGCATCGATAGGAAGGGAAGCGAACTCGAAGTCATCGAGGCGGGCGTCCACGACGTCGGCGGCGCGGACGCCAGCGAGTCCTCGCGGGTGGATTTCGACGACGACTTGCCGACCATCGCGCTCGTCTCGACGGGCGGGACCATCGCCTCGACGGTCGACTATCGCACCGGGGCCGTCACAGCCAGATTCGACGCCGAGGACGTGCTTCGTGCGGTGCCCGATTTGGCCGGACGGGCGAATTATCGAGGGAGAGTCGTGGCGAACATCCTTTCAGAGAACATGACGCCCGACGTCTGGCAGGACCTCGCCCGCGCCGTCCACGAGGAGATCGAGGCGGGCGTGGACGGTGTGGTCGTGATGCATGGTACGGACACGATGCAATTCTCGGCGAGCGCGCTCGCGTTCATGCTCGACACCCCTGTTCCAGTCGTCTTTACGGGGAGCCAGCGCTCGGCCGACCGGCCCTCCTCGGACAACGTGATGAACGCCGTCTGTGCGGTCGAGGCAGCCAAAAGCGACTGCGCGGAGGTAATGGTCTGTATGCACGCGAGCGACTCGGACGACCGGTGTGCGCTCCACCGGGGGACCAGAGTCAGGAAAAATCACACCTCCCGGCGGGACGCCTTCGAGACCGTCGGCAGTACGCCGCTCGGCCACGTCGAGTATGACACCGACACGGTGAACTTACACGAAGAGCATCGTGAGCGCGGCGCAACCAACCTCGCCGTCGCGTCGACCCTCGAAACGGACGTCGAACTCCTCAAATTCACGCCCGGCACGAGCGAGCGCGTGCTCGATGCGGTGGGCGAGAGTGCGGGTCTCGTCCTCGAAGGCACGGGATTGGGCCACGTCCACACCGACTGGATTCCCCGTATCGAGGAGTTGATCGAGGGAGGAACGACGGTCGTGATGACCAGTCAGTGCCTCTCGGGACGGGTCTGCGACCGCGTCTACGATACCGGCCGCGACCTGCTCGATGCGGGCGTTATCGAGGCCGGAGACACCCTGCCGGGCACCGCGAAGGTGAAACTGATGTGGGCGCTGGCGAACGAGGAGGACATCGAGAGGGTGATGGGCGAGTCGCTGGCCGGCGAGTGTACCGAGCGCTCGGTGCCCGCCGAGAACCTGGTCGAGGGAGGTCGTGCGCAGTGA
- a CDS encoding ABC transporter permease has translation MSVVTFFQSLVQFALDNSDRLLRLFGEHVVLTIETLLIALPIAILLGIAISYNERAATIVLWIASVLLTLPAIAFFGVLVPILGIGTPPVVAALVAYSQLPIIRNTYLGITQVDPAAVEAGTGLGMTRFERLRRVRLPVALPVVMAGIRNAVVLLVGLATIGAFIGGPGLGFYIFYGINQGNTAMIVVATVAVSVLALAFDYLFAVTERGLRLRNGEDLEPTYTTRLFDAIRTQLQ, from the coding sequence ATGAGCGTCGTGACGTTCTTCCAGAGTCTCGTTCAATTCGCACTCGACAACAGCGACCGGCTGTTGCGGCTGTTCGGCGAGCACGTCGTGCTCACCATCGAGACGCTGCTCATCGCGTTGCCGATCGCCATCCTGCTCGGCATCGCCATCAGCTACAACGAGCGGGCGGCGACGATCGTCCTCTGGATCGCGAGCGTACTGCTCACGCTACCGGCCATCGCCTTCTTCGGCGTTCTCGTGCCGATTCTCGGCATCGGGACACCCCCGGTCGTCGCCGCGCTGGTGGCCTACTCGCAGCTGCCGATCATCCGCAACACCTACCTCGGCATCACGCAGGTCGATCCCGCCGCCGTCGAGGCCGGCACGGGTCTCGGGATGACCCGGTTCGAGCGCCTCCGGCGCGTTCGCCTCCCCGTGGCACTCCCGGTGGTGATGGCCGGCATCAGAAACGCCGTCGTCCTGCTGGTCGGGCTGGCGACCATCGGTGCGTTCATCGGCGGTCCCGGGCTCGGCTTCTACATCTTCTACGGCATCAATCAGGGCAACACCGCGATGATCGTCGTCGCCACGGTGGCGGTCTCGGTGCTGGCGCTCGCCTTCGACTACCTCTTTGCCGTGACCGAACGTGGTCTTCGCCTGCGCAACGGCGAGGACCTCGAACCGACCTACACGACACGACTGTTCGACGCGATTCGTACCCAACTCCAATGA
- a CDS encoding metalloregulator ArsR/SmtB family transcription factor: MDSAALLDLLGNENRRRILGLLAQRPWYVTEISDSLGVSPKAVIDHLRKLEEAGLVESRVDDGRRKYFRIARNLRLEVNVSPYEFGAKSAYPASSSLDLTTCRYVSIDVSRTETSDLAELAADLERFEQLEDELSLAQRWVQGRLASLHDTLTDRLEDRLNTERFADHGDARFCAEVLGAIESGADTADALAERLGVPLPVVEDALDLLSTNGLVRRENGRWTVE, from the coding sequence ATGGACTCCGCGGCGCTGCTCGACCTTCTCGGCAACGAAAACCGCCGGCGCATCCTCGGACTGCTCGCCCAGCGGCCGTGGTACGTCACCGAAATCAGCGACTCGCTCGGCGTGAGTCCGAAGGCCGTCATCGACCATCTCCGCAAACTGGAAGAGGCCGGACTCGTCGAGAGCCGTGTCGACGACGGCCGCCGGAAGTACTTCCGCATCGCGCGCAACCTCAGACTCGAAGTGAACGTCTCACCGTACGAGTTCGGTGCCAAAAGCGCCTATCCGGCGAGTTCGAGCCTCGACCTGACGACCTGCCGGTACGTCTCCATCGACGTTTCGAGGACCGAGACGAGCGACCTCGCCGAACTCGCCGCCGACCTCGAACGCTTCGAACAGTTGGAGGACGAACTCTCGCTGGCCCAGCGCTGGGTACAGGGTCGGCTGGCGTCGCTGCACGACACGCTCACCGACCGCCTCGAAGACCGACTGAACACGGAGCGGTTCGCCGACCACGGCGACGCGCGCTTCTGTGCGGAGGTGCTGGGCGCGATCGAGAGCGGGGCCGACACCGCCGACGCGCTCGCCGAACGGTTGGGCGTGCCGCTGCCGGTCGTCGAGGACGCGCTCGATCTGCTTTCGACGAACGGTCTCGTCCGCCGTGAGAACGGGCGCTGGACGGTCGAATAG
- a CDS encoding glycine betaine ABC transporter substrate-binding protein, producing MTTRREFLRYGGATAATAGMGATAGCTAVLGADTNAVKVSSQRFPEAILLSYMAIESLRANTDLTVVDETSLGGDPMNFRAVKSDETDICWIYTGTVWTLIPPKKEKIIPDSGRLYDLVERQLKRQHGLSFLNPARFNNTYALIAEPEWMEKTGVKSVSGFGEYIQNNQLNTPMVLGISFSQRADGWPGLVDHYGFGKAASNLNIRTASSSLTYQIIDSTRASVGMGFTTNPQLRQYDLKILEDDEDFFPIYNPAPLTNDIIEREPQIREPLNAIGPTLTYDKIVRLNKLVQIEQKDPQRVARQYLRSEGLI from the coding sequence GTGACAACACGACGCGAATTCCTCAGATATGGTGGCGCAACGGCCGCAACGGCCGGCATGGGCGCGACCGCGGGCTGTACGGCCGTGCTCGGAGCCGACACCAACGCGGTGAAGGTGAGTTCCCAGCGCTTTCCGGAGGCCATCCTGCTCAGCTACATGGCCATCGAATCGCTGCGGGCGAACACCGATCTCACGGTGGTCGACGAAACCTCCCTCGGCGGCGACCCGATGAACTTCCGGGCGGTCAAAAGCGACGAGACCGACATCTGCTGGATCTACACCGGCACCGTCTGGACACTCATCCCACCGAAAAAGGAGAAGATCATCCCCGATTCCGGGCGGCTCTACGATCTGGTCGAACGACAGCTGAAACGCCAGCATGGCCTGTCGTTCCTGAACCCGGCCCGCTTCAACAACACCTACGCCCTCATCGCCGAACCGGAATGGATGGAGAAAACGGGCGTCAAGAGCGTCAGCGGCTTCGGCGAGTACATCCAGAACAACCAACTGAACACCCCGATGGTGCTCGGCATCTCGTTCTCCCAGCGTGCCGACGGCTGGCCGGGACTGGTCGACCACTACGGCTTCGGGAAGGCCGCCTCGAACCTCAATATCCGCACCGCCAGCTCGTCGCTCACCTACCAGATAATCGATAGCACGCGGGCGAGCGTCGGGATGGGGTTCACGACCAACCCACAGCTCCGCCAGTACGACCTCAAAATCCTCGAAGACGACGAGGACTTCTTCCCGATATACAACCCGGCACCGCTGACCAACGACATTATCGAACGGGAACCCCAGATCCGCGAGCCGCTGAACGCCATCGGACCGACGCTCACCTACGACAAGATCGTTCGGCTCAATAAGTTGGTACAGATCGAGCAGAAGGATCCTCAACGGGTCGCCCGGCAGTATCTCCGCTCGGAGGGACTGATATGA
- a CDS encoding 1,4-dihydroxy-2-naphthoyl-CoA synthase produces MVSALFDPDRWRHVERFDFTDVTYHRAADSGTVRIAFDRPAVRNAFRPKTVDELHTALDHAKRQTDVGCVLLTGNGPSPKDDGWAFCSGGDQSVRGGSGYEYDDGEDDSENTGRLHILEVQRAIRHLPKPVICVVPGWAVGGGHSLHVVCDLTIASAEHGKFLQTDPDVASFDGGFGSAYLAKQIGQKKAREVFFLGKTYDAAEAAEMGMVNEAVPHDDLESTALEWAERINGKSPTAIRMLKYGFNATDDGMVGQQVFAGEATRLAYMTDEAREGREAFMEGRDPEFDDVPWHY; encoded by the coding sequence ATGGTTTCGGCACTGTTCGATCCCGACCGCTGGCGGCACGTCGAGCGATTCGACTTCACCGACGTCACCTATCATCGAGCGGCCGATTCTGGTACCGTGCGCATCGCCTTCGACCGCCCCGCAGTCAGGAACGCCTTCCGCCCGAAGACGGTCGACGAACTCCACACCGCCCTTGACCACGCGAAACGCCAGACCGACGTCGGCTGCGTGCTGCTTACAGGAAATGGTCCCTCGCCGAAGGACGACGGCTGGGCCTTTTGCTCGGGCGGCGACCAGTCCGTTCGCGGTGGCTCCGGCTACGAATACGACGACGGCGAGGATGACTCCGAGAACACCGGCCGGCTCCACATCCTCGAAGTCCAGCGCGCGATTCGCCACCTCCCCAAACCCGTCATCTGTGTGGTGCCTGGCTGGGCGGTCGGCGGCGGTCATTCTCTCCACGTTGTCTGCGATCTCACTATCGCCAGCGCCGAACACGGAAAATTCCTGCAAACGGACCCTGACGTGGCGAGTTTCGACGGCGGGTTCGGCTCGGCGTATCTCGCCAAACAGATCGGCCAGAAGAAAGCCCGCGAGGTCTTCTTCCTCGGGAAGACCTACGACGCCGCCGAGGCCGCCGAGATGGGCATGGTGAACGAAGCCGTCCCGCACGACGACCTCGAATCCACAGCCCTCGAATGGGCCGAGCGCATCAACGGAAAGTCGCCGACCGCCATCCGGATGCTCAAATACGGTTTCAACGCGACCGACGACGGCATGGTCGGCCAGCAGGTCTTCGCCGGTGAGGCGACTCGACTCGCCTACATGACCGACGAAGCCCGAGAGGGACGGGAGGCGTTCATGGAGGGCCGTGACCCAGAATTCGACGACGTACCGTGGCATTACTAA
- a CDS encoding ribonucleotide-diphosphate reductase subunit beta, translating into MSQTEPPMHIDTDARTFRYYRHAVEKHWDPHDIDLTADREAMVDLDDVGFEGLKRALALFGAGEDAVAEDLAPLAVVLDDFEDQLFITTQLYEEAKHADFFDRYWREVIQPAEDDRGVERSSPADDRWFSDEYDELFARNERAMARLLDDDTPANRAKAYSHYHMTVEGILAQTGYYGLTRQFDAEAYPDVPHLPGLVEGLTSIRSDEGRHVGFGMAKLKELVESGRVEASVIENTVGELLPLVQASIPDYDGDEPGVQTGELVEYATSKHGQRMQQITAANESIPDVDELTALGD; encoded by the coding sequence ATGTCGCAGACCGAACCGCCGATGCACATCGACACCGACGCACGCACGTTCAGATACTACCGCCACGCCGTCGAGAAACACTGGGACCCACACGACATCGACCTCACCGCCGACCGCGAGGCGATGGTCGACCTGGACGACGTGGGTTTCGAGGGACTCAAACGCGCGCTCGCGCTGTTCGGCGCTGGCGAGGACGCCGTCGCCGAGGACCTCGCGCCGCTGGCGGTCGTCCTCGACGACTTCGAGGACCAGCTGTTCATCACGACACAGCTCTACGAGGAGGCCAAACACGCCGACTTCTTCGATCGCTACTGGCGCGAAGTCATCCAGCCGGCCGAGGATGATCGGGGTGTCGAGCGCAGTTCGCCGGCCGACGACCGGTGGTTCTCCGACGAGTACGACGAACTGTTCGCGCGCAACGAGCGCGCGATGGCGCGACTACTCGACGACGACACGCCCGCAAACCGCGCGAAGGCGTACTCACATTACCACATGACCGTCGAGGGAATCCTCGCTCAGACCGGCTACTACGGTCTCACGCGCCAGTTCGACGCGGAGGCCTATCCCGACGTGCCCCACCTCCCCGGCTTGGTCGAGGGTCTCACCTCGATTCGCAGCGACGAGGGTCGTCACGTCGGCTTCGGCATGGCGAAACTCAAGGAACTCGTCGAGAGCGGACGGGTGGAGGCGTCGGTCATCGAGAACACCGTCGGCGAACTGCTCCCGCTGGTGCAGGCGTCGATTCCCGACTACGACGGCGACGAGCCGGGCGTTCAGACCGGCGAACTCGTCGAGTACGCCACGAGCAAGCACGGCCAGCGCATGCAGCAGATCACCGCCGCGAACGAGTCGATCCCCGACGTCGACGAGTTGACCGCGCTCGGCGACTGA
- a CDS encoding GNAT family N-acetyltransferase produces the protein MSTGIHIRQARREDYEAVVAFTRETWADREASDYIPEIYHEWIAGDGDGQRTFVADTGDDVAGICQGALLSEHEAWAQGMRINPDYRDRGLSTKLNDALFAWARERGATVCRNMVFSWNEAGLGGSRAAGFDPRMEFRWAHPEPDRDGSESTLDVVAAPNAAWSCWQRSQARGALAGLALDTDESWAVSELTRERLRRAADETRVFTVRGADGTRGMAYRVRDYEREENGENEHWAEYGVGAWDDLDAARALFDAISTDAAELGADRTRILIPETPRHVSDAAAARVAVSGEPDFVLEADLS, from the coding sequence GTGAGCACGGGAATCCACATCCGGCAGGCTCGCCGAGAGGACTACGAGGCGGTCGTGGCGTTTACCCGGGAAACGTGGGCCGACCGCGAGGCGAGCGATTACATCCCCGAGATCTATCACGAGTGGATCGCCGGCGACGGCGACGGTCAGCGCACGTTCGTCGCCGATACCGGCGACGACGTCGCGGGCATCTGTCAGGGCGCGCTGCTCTCAGAACACGAGGCGTGGGCACAGGGGATGCGCATCAACCCCGACTACCGGGACAGGGGACTCAGCACGAAACTGAACGACGCGCTGTTCGCGTGGGCGCGTGAACGCGGCGCGACAGTCTGTCGGAACATGGTCTTCTCGTGGAACGAGGCGGGACTGGGCGGCTCGCGCGCCGCCGGGTTCGATCCCCGCATGGAGTTCCGCTGGGCGCATCCCGAACCCGACCGCGACGGGTCCGAATCGACCCTCGACGTCGTCGCCGCGCCCAATGCGGCGTGGAGTTGCTGGCAGCGCTCGCAAGCACGGGGGGCGCTCGCGGGACTCGCCCTCGATACGGACGAGTCGTGGGCGGTCTCGGAACTCACTCGCGAGCGCCTCCGCCGGGCGGCCGACGAGACGCGGGTGTTCACCGTTCGGGGGGCGGACGGCACGCGCGGGATGGCCTACCGGGTGCGCGATTACGAGCGCGAAGAGAACGGGGAAAACGAACACTGGGCGGAGTACGGCGTCGGCGCATGGGACGACCTCGACGCCGCGCGGGCGCTGTTCGACGCCATCAGTACGGATGCCGCCGAACTCGGTGCCGACCGCACGCGAATCCTGATTCCCGAGACGCCACGGCACGTCTCGGACGCCGCGGCCGCCCGTGTCGCGGTGAGCGGCGAGCCGGATTTCGTACTCGAAGCAGACCTCTCCTGA